The Alnus glutinosa chromosome 10, dhAlnGlut1.1, whole genome shotgun sequence DNA window atgtatttttttaaagctttgtacttatcatttttctttgggTTAGTTTCATTTCAATgaatctattttttttgttaatatttatatacaaaTCCACAACTATATGTATCTATGGTTGTTACATGGATTATTTTGGGCATTGTTTGGTTGCTGGAAAGATGTGGGGAAAATGTTTAGATTTGCATGTCCACATGTATTTGTGAGTGTTTCACTTATTAATTTGCTCGTGGGTATTTTTCATTCCAATGAATCACTTTCTGGGTTGATCTTATCGGACTTATGGATTTATAAGTGTTGGTCTATGTACCCATTCTTTTGGTGGTGGTCGATCTCAGTTGATTGAAAATGTGGGAAATGGTGGAAGTTATAATCATGATTGGTATATATGTGTATGCCTATCTAGTTTGTTTGTAGGGTTTACaatttggtttatttttgtgaaaatgtgGGACAGAGGATAAAATGGCTGAATCTGATGGCATTTCTGTTACCTAGGATAAACaagtaattaattttaatttaaaagagatGGGTGCAATCAATTAGATGAATTGAATTgggattttcattttcttgtaccCCAGATATAAATTTCTAATTGACAAGTGTAATTATGTTTTGTCTTATGTGGTTTTCTATTTttggaaatttatttatttatttattcaatttctaGGGCTAGTATCACTCCGGGTACTGTGCTGATCATACTTGCTGGGAGGTTCAAGGGAAAGAGAGTTGTTTTCCTGAAGCAGCTGCCATCTGGATTGCTTTTGGTCACTGGTGAGtggtgttttgttttggtttgttaAGTATACATATTTTGACCGATTAGTTAATGTTATAGGATAAATAATCGAAGAGGCCATTCCAACTTGAGTTGCTTGTTTCTGTACATTTGGGTCTCCTGCTTGCAAATTTAAGTGGTAGTGTCCCATTGTGGTTGTGGTTCGAGCACATCATGTGATTGATATTAAAGTTTCTAAGTGTATTAGCAATATGTATGTGCATGTGGTAATTGCCCAACCAGAACTTTCAACACAGTTTTTGTGCAAACTTGGTTCTGAAatgatgagtttttttttttctcaagtagATTTATCTTGTAGGTTTCTTAGGAACCAAATGGGATATTTTTGGGAGCATATTTGTGGTTGGATTTGATTGTGGGTGTATAATgagatttatatttttgtgtGGTTGATATGCATATGCTATTTTTCTCATTATAAACAGATTAAACTAACGTAACATTAAATGGTGGTGAATATCTCAAAACAGTCTTCAGTTATTAGAAATTTGCCACGTTCAGcaatctttcaaattcaaattagaTCAAACCACAGGTAGCCTAACGGTTTAAGAAGTATATTGTGGTGATTAGTTTTTCTGGTTGGTCTTGAAAAATTGGTAATGCAGAAGCAACTTTTCTCTAATTGTTTTTGGAATAATGTATTAGATGAGTGCTGGTTTTGTGGATCATTAGATTTTGATGCACTTCAATTACTGAAAAGGTTGGGGCCATTAATTGCCTTTGCCCAATGTCacaaattttatttatggctttGCTAATATCTTTTAACTTACCAATGCAGGACCATTCAAGATTAATGGTGTTCCTCTAAGACGGGTGAATCAGTCTTATATGATTGCTACTTCCACAAAGGTGGATATCTCTGGTGTTAACTTGGATAAGTTTGATGACAAGTATTTTGCCAAGGAAgcccagaagaagaaaaagaagggagaagGCGAGTTTTTTGAGGCAGATAAAGaggtttgtttgttaattttgattgtatttgcAGTGAATcgtgggattttttttattttttttttgtgtttgtttgttcaGATTTCCTATTatctttttttgaaattgtaggaGAAGAATGTGCTCCCACAAGAGAAAAAAGATGACCAGAAAACAGTGGATACACCATTGATAAAATGCATCGAGGGAGTTTCAGAATTGAAGGCCTACTTGGCTGCAAGGTTCTCTCTGAAGTCGGGCATGAAACCCCATGAGCTGAAGTTCTAGATTGAGACACTGGGATGTGTTAGGATTGAATCTTCGTtaccttgttttgttttgcttgaACTTTGTCGTAGCGGATGTACTCTTCAAGTTCCATTGGTAATAGACAGCTAAATTTGATGTTGTGTTAGGTGATGCATTGTTCAAgaaattttccattttccaattttgttgTGGGGATGCAAGTGCAACTCACTACTGATATAATATGATGTGTGATTTGTTCTTCGATATATATGGTTGCATGGGGATGTTCCAGAAATTGTTTCCCAGATTTTGAGAGTTAATATGGGTTTACCTGCCCAAACAAGTTTTAGGCCATTTGCTTCGCTTGCCTGCATGGACAGGTGGGGTATGTAGTGTCTCGGAGAAATTCTTGTTTGAATTCCTAGCAATCCAAGGAGCAAAAATGTGGAGGATCTGGATACCGTCATTTATGCCAACTTTATAAAACTTGTGATTGTCCTTCAACTTCTTATTACAAgctatttacaatttttctagAACTTGGTGACTTTTTTCCAATCACATGCTAGTAAAAGTAATgctcatctttttattttgtcttcCTAAAGTGATTtgtcttttaaaattgttattgaaatttgaattaaTTTCGTTACTTTTTTGGAATAAGTGGGGATAGAAGTCTTAATTCTATAATTACTCTAATCATTAATATTGAATGAAAGAATTGTAAATGATTTACATGCTAAATTAAGCCCTGCCTCATACCAATGAGCACGTCATAGAATTGAATATTTTACCTTAGATTACgtcctgaaaaagaaaaaagaaatttaaaactttCCATTTATTGAAACTCACACGATACAGAGGGTAAAATCACAGGAACGAAGcaataaaccaaaataaagTAATGACAACCACTTTCTCATGAACTCGGACGCATTTAGTATCATAGTAAGCTATCTGTTCGAGCTGACAATCTCTTGAAGAAATTGCTTGGTACAGAAGGTAGCTTGCTCCGAAACCTAGGGTGCCGCAAGTAATACAAGCCTGCAAGCAGAGCCACCACTCTGAAGGGTGTCACATAAAGCACCACAGCTGCACAAAGAGAGAACAACACGAAAAGGCTAGTTGCTCTTGGGTCTCTCCAGCTGAGCAGAGACTGAAATCTCTCCCCCTGCGTTGCAATGTCGCCCACCACTGTTTGAATCCTCCCTGCAACACCTCTCAGCCTGTCATACCTCATTCGAACTATGTCATGCGGTCTTGAAGTAGGAAATGTGTCAAATTCCTCATCAAGCTCATCAGGGTGCACTGCCTCTGCCCACGAGACTTTAGTATCCATATGCGGCGGGTGCCGCGCCCGGAACCTATAGTTCCATAACCCGATGAGGAACATATAGAGGAAGAGGGTTGGAAGAATCAGCTCTGGATACCAAATCAGTATCAGAAATAGTATATGAACCAAAACTGATGTGATGGGGTTCTTCCAGTCGCAAACATCGCCGAACCATCGGCTCATAGAAAACAATCCGGAAAGAAGCGACATGACTCGAAAGAAGTTAGCTTTGCTTCTTCTCATACTCCACATGTGGGAATCTACATCTAACATGTACTCTATCACTTCTTTTCTGAGAGGCGGTTCGGCTCTAC harbors:
- the LOC133880078 gene encoding large ribosomal subunit protein eL6-like, with product MAPKQRTPKVSRNPDLIRGIGKYSRSKMYHKRGLWAIKAKNGGVFPRHDAKPKAPSPAEKPPKFYPADDVKKPLVNKRKHKPTKLRASITPGTVLIILAGRFKGKRVVFLKQLPSGLLLVTGPFKINGVPLRRVNQSYMIATSTKVDISGVNLDKFDDKYFAKEAQKKKKKGEGEFFEADKEEKNVLPQEKKDDQKTVDTPLIKCIEGVSELKAYLAARFSLKSGMKPHELKF